In one window of Aceticella autotrophica DNA:
- a CDS encoding stalk domain-containing protein encodes MLIPKQKTAKALIGAMLCSAVLSMPVSGLAKPTHTAVFTVNQSTFVANNNTETMDAKTFMMNDRTYVPMRYLAYALGVTPDNITWDNATQTATLTLKDDTTTTLEFIIGSATYYVNNQPKQMDVVPIIANNRAYLPARFVAEAFGYKVSWDDASQEVLVYPSDVSKPAPIPQPGSNISNIIVNIPDSNLENVIRNALNKPTGDITSNDMLKLTSLYASGKNIHNLAGLEYAKNLEILDLSNNPQPCEVMDISPLSDLTNLRELNLNNDIIHDIAPLFGLTNLTRLYLGGNWISDIKPLVNIKPNLEILDLHDNDGLDYRVRGQSNAIDTIKANNPKVIISY; translated from the coding sequence ATGTTAATACCAAAACAGAAAACAGCAAAGGCATTGATAGGAGCTATGCTCTGCTCTGCTGTCCTTTCAATGCCGGTATCAGGCTTGGCAAAACCTACTCATACAGCAGTATTTACAGTCAATCAATCCACATTCGTAGCAAATAATAATACAGAAACAATGGATGCAAAAACTTTCATGATGAATGATCGTACATATGTGCCAATGCGTTATCTTGCATATGCTTTAGGTGTTACGCCAGACAATATAACGTGGGATAATGCAACACAAACTGCAACTTTAACACTAAAGGATGACACAACAACAACATTAGAATTTATAATAGGAAGTGCAACTTATTATGTCAACAATCAGCCTAAACAGATGGATGTTGTACCAATAATAGCAAATAACCGTGCCTATCTGCCTGCAAGATTTGTGGCTGAAGCATTTGGATACAAGGTAAGCTGGGATGATGCAAGTCAAGAGGTACTAGTTTATCCGTCTGATGTATCAAAGCCGGCACCTATACCACAGCCTGGATCAAATATATCAAATATAATTGTTAATATACCTGATTCAAATCTTGAAAATGTAATAAGAAATGCATTAAACAAACCAACCGGTGACATAACATCGAATGACATGTTGAAGTTGACTTCATTATATGCGTCTGGAAAAAATATACACAATTTAGCAGGATTAGAATATGCAAAGAATTTAGAAATACTCGATTTGAGCAATAACCCCCAACCATGTGAGGTGATGGATATAAGTCCATTATCTGACTTGACTAATCTGAGAGAACTTAATTTGAATAATGATATTATACATGATATAGCTCCTTTATTTGGCTTAACTAATTTGACAAGACTTTATTTGGGTGGAAACTGGATATCCGATATAAAACCGCTTGTTAATATAAAGCCAAATTTGGAAATTCTTGATTTGCATGACAATGACGGCCTAGATTATAGAGTTCGTGGTCAGTCCAATGCTATTGATACAATCAAAGCTAACAATCCTAAAGTAATAATATCTTACTAA
- the recJ gene encoding single-stranded-DNA-specific exonuclease RecJ: MIYRWIENKCDNERLIEVIKKEFNIKGYIAKTLINRGYEDLKDIKKFLYPDINELYDPNLLDGITKAVSIIKEHIKKNNKITIYGDYDVDGITAISVLYKTLKLLNADVDYYIPERLQEGYGINLSAIDKIFTNGTKLIITVDCGISSIKEVERAKSYGMDIIITDHHEVPEVMPEATVVLNPHIKNSTYPFKDLAGVGVSFKLCAALIGKEAYKFLDIVCLGTVADIVPLKGENRIIVKEGLKALNNTNNIGLKALIKTAKLENTQIDTYHVGFIIAPRLNAAGRLKSAVSCVKLLTTEDEKEAEDLSQYLDNENVLRQQIEKEILDEAVKLVEEGIDLNREKVILLQNENWHPGVIGIVSSRITEKYSRPSIIISVKDGIGKGSGRSIKGFNLYEALKACSIYLEKYGGHEMAAGITINMCKFDEFKEKINKYADEKLSDVDLVPTINIDTEIKNEDIDIDAVKQINLLSPFGNGNPNPVYEIKDMIISRISYVGNNNHLKITAVKKGFIYEIIGFGMGNGENKFKEGQHINVVGNLQINTWNNIENIQINAKDIRVKPEYIGFYKNLFNTLRNYKYVSCRLHVSDNIIDMREHKNKNDYILKLFKSDENTVIVINTVKQLKDLIKYFKKDNFYDYKLITESKIYKRGILWGISEEYDLKNYKNIVFYDIPFNAKMFYNIIRRYSRTNKIHLLYGKNDISSNILDLKEIIPQRGDFAKIYNFIKKDNTILFKDQLYNQIFLNPVKLIFCLNVMKKLGLIEVQENDNIFVLTKKRINKKVNIEKDENIRQIYMAKDEFIKFVRLILGY; this comes from the coding sequence ATGATATATAGATGGATTGAGAATAAATGCGATAATGAGCGTTTAATAGAAGTGATAAAAAAAGAATTTAACATCAAAGGGTATATTGCAAAAACCCTGATAAACAGGGGGTATGAAGACTTAAAGGATATAAAGAAATTCTTATATCCCGATATAAATGAGCTATATGATCCAAATTTATTAGATGGAATAACTAAAGCTGTATCAATAATAAAAGAACATATCAAGAAAAATAACAAAATAACTATATATGGGGATTATGATGTTGATGGCATAACAGCTATATCTGTCTTGTACAAAACATTAAAATTATTGAATGCTGATGTAGACTATTATATACCGGAAAGATTACAGGAGGGATATGGCATAAATTTAAGTGCAATAGACAAAATCTTTACAAATGGAACAAAGCTGATTATAACGGTTGATTGCGGCATATCCTCAATAAAGGAAGTCGAGAGGGCTAAAAGTTACGGCATGGATATTATAATAACAGATCATCATGAGGTTCCTGAAGTAATGCCGGAAGCAACAGTTGTATTAAATCCTCATATCAAAAATTCTACATATCCTTTTAAAGACCTTGCTGGAGTGGGGGTGTCCTTTAAATTATGCGCTGCATTAATTGGTAAAGAAGCCTACAAATTCTTAGATATAGTATGCCTTGGTACAGTTGCAGATATTGTTCCACTTAAAGGTGAGAATCGTATTATAGTTAAAGAAGGTCTCAAAGCATTAAATAACACAAATAATATAGGCTTAAAAGCATTGATTAAAACAGCAAAGCTGGAAAATACGCAAATTGATACATATCATGTTGGTTTCATAATAGCACCGCGACTAAATGCTGCCGGAAGATTAAAAAGCGCCGTATCCTGTGTAAAGTTGCTGACAACAGAAGATGAAAAAGAAGCAGAAGACCTTTCTCAATATCTTGATAATGAAAATGTATTAAGACAACAAATTGAAAAAGAAATACTTGATGAAGCTGTTAAGTTAGTTGAAGAAGGTATTGATTTAAATAGAGAAAAGGTTATTTTACTTCAAAATGAAAATTGGCATCCTGGTGTGATTGGAATAGTTTCTTCAAGGATAACAGAGAAATATTCACGACCTTCCATAATAATAAGTGTTAAAGATGGGATTGGAAAGGGTTCAGGAAGAAGCATTAAAGGTTTCAACTTATATGAAGCATTAAAAGCATGCAGCATTTATCTTGAAAAATACGGCGGACATGAAATGGCAGCAGGAATAACGATAAATATGTGTAAGTTTGATGAATTCAAGGAAAAAATTAATAAATATGCAGATGAAAAATTAAGCGATGTGGATTTAGTACCAACTATAAATATTGATACAGAGATAAAGAACGAAGATATAGATATTGATGCAGTAAAACAAATAAATTTGTTGAGTCCTTTTGGAAATGGTAACCCAAACCCTGTTTATGAAATCAAAGACATGATTATATCAAGAATATCCTATGTTGGAAATAATAATCATTTAAAAATTACTGCAGTAAAAAAAGGTTTTATATACGAAATCATAGGATTTGGTATGGGAAACGGAGAAAATAAATTTAAAGAAGGACAGCATATAAATGTTGTTGGGAATTTGCAGATAAATACTTGGAATAATATAGAAAATATTCAGATAAATGCAAAGGATATACGGGTAAAACCAGAGTATATAGGCTTTTACAAGAATCTTTTCAATACTTTAAGAAACTATAAATACGTGAGTTGTAGATTACATGTATCTGATAATATCATTGATATGAGAGAACATAAAAATAAAAATGATTATATATTAAAGTTATTTAAATCTGATGAAAATACCGTTATAGTTATAAATACAGTAAAACAGTTAAAGGATTTAATAAAATATTTTAAAAAAGATAATTTTTATGATTATAAGCTTATAACGGAAAGTAAAATTTATAAAAGAGGTATTTTATGGGGTATATCTGAAGAATATGACCTTAAAAATTATAAAAATATTGTTTTCTATGACATACCATTTAATGCAAAAATGTTTTATAATATAATAAGACGATACAGCAGGACCAATAAAATACATTTACTTTATGGTAAAAATGATATTTCTTCAAATATACTTGACTTAAAGGAAATAATACCACAAAGGGGTGACTTTGCAAAGATTTATAATTTTATAAAGAAGGATAATACGATACTTTTTAAGGACCAATTATACAATCAGATATTTCTAAATCCTGTTAAATTAATTTTTTGTTTAAATGTTATGAAAAAATTAGGCTTAATTGAAGTACAAGAAAATGATAATATTTTTGTATTAACCAAAAAACGTATCAATAAAAAGGTTAATATAGAAAAAGATGAAAACATAAGACAGATTTATATGGCAAAAGACGAATTCATTAAATTTGTCAGATTAATTTTAGGATATTAA
- the ubiB gene encoding 2-polyprenylphenol 6-hydroxylase, giving the protein MRLINIFSNKKYIKRYKEILKILTKNGFGFIVEMLAKRNRVFFDRNKSRIISMPERIRITLEELGPTFVKMGQILSTRPDILPHEIIEELSKLQDNVPPVDFDQIKGIIEDELKGNISDLFIEFDKTPIASASIGQVYRAKTIENYDVVVKVQRPDIYDKIVVDISILKGIAKILNEHLEESPIDLVEVVNELSDSLLNELDYSQEGNNADRFKENFKNVDYIYVPKIYWGYTTKKVLTMEYIDGVSVKNKDVLIAKGFDLKKIAYNGAMSILLQIYEFGFFHGDPHPGNIFIKNDGRIVFIDFGIVGFIDKSNREMIIELFKAFADYDTEEIVNILLDMDAIRNETNIKNLKYDLSSINNYFLNTPLKNINIGDSAKKIMSIIYKYKLMLPTEFTLLLKALATIEGVGKELDPDFSISNIANNFIQKTYFKNFRITKILKDNIKDLHKLSMELRKFPGKFQSILTKVIKDDIKVKFNIEETNKMRLDMNLMINKIIISIIAASLIIGSSLIIASNSGYKLYGYNALGLAGFFAAFILCLWIFYNMIFVEKRKK; this is encoded by the coding sequence ATGAGATTAATAAATATATTTTCAAATAAAAAATATATAAAAAGGTATAAGGAAATATTAAAAATACTTACAAAGAATGGTTTTGGATTTATTGTTGAAATGTTGGCAAAAAGGAATCGTGTTTTTTTTGATAGGAATAAGAGCCGGATAATTTCAATGCCTGAAAGAATACGCATTACACTTGAAGAACTTGGACCAACATTTGTAAAGATGGGACAAATTTTAAGTACAAGGCCTGATATATTACCACATGAGATAATCGAAGAATTATCAAAATTACAGGATAATGTTCCACCGGTTGATTTTGATCAAATAAAAGGCATAATTGAAGATGAATTAAAAGGCAATATTTCTGATTTATTCATAGAATTTGATAAAACACCAATAGCATCTGCTTCAATTGGACAAGTTTACAGGGCAAAAACTATAGAAAATTATGACGTTGTTGTTAAAGTACAACGACCTGATATCTATGATAAAATAGTGGTAGACATATCAATTTTAAAAGGCATTGCAAAAATTCTTAATGAGCACCTTGAAGAATCTCCTATAGACTTGGTAGAAGTTGTCAATGAATTATCTGATTCCCTTTTAAATGAGCTTGATTATTCACAGGAGGGAAATAATGCTGATCGATTTAAGGAAAATTTTAAAAATGTTGACTATATTTACGTTCCAAAGATTTATTGGGGATATACAACAAAAAAAGTACTTACAATGGAATATATTGATGGTGTCAGTGTTAAAAATAAAGACGTTTTAATAGCAAAGGGTTTTGACTTAAAAAAAATTGCATATAATGGTGCAATGTCAATATTACTACAAATCTATGAATTTGGTTTTTTTCACGGCGATCCGCATCCCGGAAACATCTTTATAAAAAATGACGGCAGAATTGTATTTATTGATTTTGGGATTGTAGGTTTTATAGATAAATCCAATAGGGAAATGATTATTGAACTTTTCAAAGCATTTGCGGATTATGATACGGAAGAAATTGTAAACATCTTACTTGATATGGATGCAATTAGGAATGAAACAAACATTAAAAATCTAAAATATGATTTAAGCAGTATCAACAACTATTTTTTAAATACACCTTTAAAGAATATCAATATAGGTGATTCAGCAAAGAAAATAATGTCCATTATATATAAATATAAGCTTATGCTTCCTACTGAATTTACCTTGCTTTTAAAAGCTCTTGCAACAATTGAGGGTGTTGGTAAAGAACTTGATCCGGATTTTAGTATTTCAAATATAGCAAATAATTTTATCCAAAAGACGTATTTCAAAAACTTCAGAATAACTAAAATACTCAAAGATAACATAAAAGATTTACATAAATTATCAATGGAGCTGCGAAAATTTCCAGGAAAATTTCAAAGCATATTAACAAAGGTTATTAAGGACGATATAAAAGTAAAATTTAATATTGAAGAAACCAACAAGATGAGATTAGATATGAATTTGATGATAAATAAGATAATAATAAGCATTATTGCAGCATCATTAATTATTGGCTCATCACTTATTATAGCATCAAACAGTGGGTACAAATTATATGGATATAATGCACTTGGATTAGCAGGTTTTTTTGCGGCTTTTATACTATGCTTATGGATATTCTACAATATGATTTTTGTTGAAAAAAGGAAAAAATAA
- the secF gene encoding protein translocase subunit SecF — protein MKWNLDVIGKTKIWFAISGIIILAGLIAMFTVGFNWGLDFTGGTVMEFNIGKPFQTSEITNILISHGVKDSQVKAIGSEKKQVSIATKSLDDKTRAEIVNDIKSKFNLNDKDYLSSQNVGPSIGQEMKFGTVLALLVASALMLIYIGFRFNFEMGIAAIMALVHDILIMLSTYALLRIVVNTPFVAAILTVFGYSITDTVVIFDRIRDNLRIMRKASYAEIANVSINKTMTRSINTIMTVLIMLVLMYFFGPASIKEFALPLTIGVISGGYSSIFIATPLWVIFKNKEIKNRAGNKAAKA, from the coding sequence ATGAAGTGGAATTTAGATGTTATAGGTAAGACTAAAATATGGTTTGCGATATCTGGTATTATTATTCTTGCCGGATTAATTGCAATGTTTACTGTGGGATTCAATTGGGGACTGGATTTTACCGGAGGTACGGTTATGGAATTTAATATAGGGAAGCCGTTTCAAACCTCAGAAATTACCAATATATTGATATCACACGGTGTTAAAGACTCACAAGTCAAAGCTATCGGGTCTGAAAAAAAACAGGTATCTATTGCAACAAAGAGTCTTGATGATAAAACAAGAGCTGAAATTGTTAATGATATAAAATCAAAATTTAACCTAAATGATAAAGACTATCTGTCTTCTCAAAATGTAGGTCCATCTATTGGACAGGAAATGAAATTTGGTACTGTTCTTGCATTATTGGTTGCATCGGCATTGATGCTTATATACATTGGATTTAGGTTTAATTTTGAAATGGGTATAGCAGCTATTATGGCTCTTGTGCATGATATTCTTATAATGCTTTCAACATATGCTTTATTAAGGATTGTTGTTAATACTCCATTTGTTGCTGCTATTTTGACGGTTTTCGGTTATTCTATAACAGATACGGTGGTTATTTTTGATAGGATCAGAGATAATTTAAGGATTATGAGAAAAGCAAGTTATGCTGAGATAGCAAATGTTAGTATAAATAAAACAATGACACGTTCAATAAATACTATTATGACGGTTTTAATTATGCTTGTGTTGATGTATTTCTTTGGACCTGCATCAATCAAGGAATTTGCTCTTCCACTTACAATAGGCGTAATAAGTGGTGGATATTCATCTATTTTTATTGCAACTCCCCTATGGGTTATATTTAAGAACAAGGAAATAAAAAATAGAGCAGGTAATAAAGCTGCCAAAGCATAA
- the secD gene encoding protein translocase subunit SecD translates to MRSKSAVKFISVIIIAAVIAYIAFFGIKAGNYSISPVQDNIRLGLDLRGGVYVLMQAEGNVTSDAMSRAIAIIRNRVDSLGVTQPLIVKQGSNRIRIELPGINNPDQAIKFLGQTAQLKFVGPDGKVILTGADVKDSKAIYETDQTGVQQPVVTLVLNDKGTKAFADATQKFLGQPIKIMLDDKVISSPNVRDVITNGNAVINGMQNFDEAKNLANLIRAGSLPVTLKQVEYSSVGATLGPSALKASEEAGLYGVILVMLFMIAFYRLPGVIADISLGIYILINFILFALLHVTLDLPGIAGMLLSIGIAADASILVFERMKEELRAGKSIRASLDYGFKKGFVTVFDSNINTLIAAFVLFFMGAGTVKGFALTLIIGVIASMFTAMTVSRFLLKTLVEMNLTDNKKAYGA, encoded by the coding sequence ATGAGGTCAAAAAGTGCAGTGAAATTTATTTCTGTAATAATAATTGCAGCAGTTATTGCGTATATAGCCTTTTTTGGTATAAAGGCCGGTAATTATTCTATAAGTCCTGTACAAGACAATATAAGATTGGGTCTTGATTTAAGAGGCGGTGTGTATGTATTAATGCAGGCTGAAGGCAATGTGACATCTGATGCCATGAGCAGAGCAATAGCCATAATAAGGAATAGGGTAGATTCTCTTGGCGTTACGCAGCCTTTGATAGTTAAACAAGGTTCAAATAGAATACGTATAGAATTGCCGGGTATAAACAATCCTGATCAGGCAATCAAATTTTTAGGACAGACGGCACAGCTTAAATTTGTTGGACCTGATGGTAAGGTTATATTAACAGGTGCAGATGTCAAAGATTCAAAAGCAATATATGAAACGGATCAAACAGGTGTTCAGCAGCCGGTTGTTACGTTAGTTCTTAATGATAAAGGGACTAAAGCATTTGCAGATGCAACGCAAAAATTTTTAGGACAACCAATTAAAATAATGTTAGATGATAAAGTCATTTCTTCTCCTAATGTGCGTGATGTGATTACAAATGGGAATGCTGTCATTAATGGCATGCAGAATTTCGATGAAGCTAAAAATTTAGCGAATTTGATAAGAGCAGGGTCTCTTCCTGTAACATTAAAACAGGTTGAATACAGCTCGGTAGGTGCAACATTAGGACCAAGTGCCTTAAAAGCCAGCGAAGAAGCAGGCTTATATGGAGTAATTTTAGTTATGCTTTTCATGATTGCATTTTATAGATTACCTGGTGTTATTGCAGATATTTCATTAGGTATATATATTTTAATAAACTTTATTCTTTTTGCACTATTACATGTCACACTGGATTTGCCAGGTATTGCCGGTATGCTTTTATCAATAGGTATTGCTGCTGATGCTAGTATACTTGTTTTTGAAAGGATGAAAGAGGAATTAAGAGCCGGTAAAAGTATACGTGCTTCCCTTGATTATGGATTTAAAAAAGGATTTGTAACAGTATTTGATTCAAATATAAATACATTAATTGCGGCATTTGTACTATTTTTTATGGGGGCGGGTACGGTTAAAGGCTTTGCATTGACACTTATAATTGGTGTTATAGCAAGTATGTTTACGGCAATGACTGTGTCAAGATTCCTCTTAAAGACACTTGTTGAAATGAATTTGACAGATAATAAAAAAGCATACGGGGCATAA
- the scfB gene encoding thioether cross-link-forming SCIFF peptide maturase: MGNSIHKFKQLGMNILLDPVSGAIHIVDDLTYDILDYYGKNSKDDIINIFQNKYPKDDIIDILDEIDELKAKGLLFSEDIYKNMAINRTDSVIKAMCLNIAHDCNLRCKYCFASTGDFNGGRKLMTFETGKKAIDFLIKSSGNRKNVEVDFFGGEPLMNYDVIKKLVDYGRKQAEHNGKTIKYTITTNAVLLDDEKIRYFNENFTNVVLSLDGRKEINDQMRIKIDKSGSYDIIVPKIKKFADSRGNKEYYVRGTFTAKNLDFTNDVLHIADLSIREVSVEPVVEKENTDYALREEHLDKILKEYDKLAEEYVKRIDEGNPFSFYHFKINLDNGPCIRKRLQGCGAGFEYVAVTPNEEIYPCHQFVGNEEYKLGTLDQGIVNDGIRQLFMGSDIYKREECTDCWVRFFCSGGCFANNYNMNGDINKPYKLSCEMQKKRFECAIAVKAYQMMREGGKIDKKVQMSNP; encoded by the coding sequence ATGGGTAATTCAATACATAAATTTAAACAGCTTGGAATGAATATCTTGCTTGACCCTGTCAGTGGAGCAATACACATAGTAGATGACCTGACATATGATATATTAGATTATTATGGGAAAAATAGCAAAGATGATATTATAAATATATTTCAGAATAAATATCCAAAAGATGATATTATTGATATCTTGGATGAAATTGATGAACTTAAAGCAAAGGGGCTATTGTTTTCAGAAGATATATATAAAAATATGGCAATTAATAGGACAGACTCTGTTATAAAAGCAATGTGTCTTAATATAGCACATGATTGCAATTTAAGGTGTAAATACTGTTTCGCCTCAACAGGAGATTTTAATGGAGGGCGTAAACTTATGACCTTCGAAACAGGGAAAAAAGCAATAGATTTTTTAATTAAAAGTTCAGGTAACAGAAAAAATGTAGAAGTTGATTTTTTTGGCGGAGAACCCCTAATGAATTATGATGTAATAAAGAAACTTGTAGATTACGGTAGAAAGCAAGCTGAGCATAATGGTAAAACAATAAAATATACTATAACAACAAATGCGGTATTGCTTGATGACGAAAAAATAAGATATTTTAATGAAAATTTTACTAATGTTGTTTTGAGCCTTGATGGCAGAAAAGAAATAAATGACCAAATGAGGATAAAAATTGATAAAAGTGGTTCGTATGATATAATAGTACCAAAAATCAAGAAATTTGCAGATTCAAGGGGAAATAAAGAATATTACGTAAGAGGTACATTTACGGCGAAAAATCTTGATTTTACTAATGATGTACTGCATATAGCTGACCTAAGTATCAGAGAAGTATCCGTTGAACCTGTTGTTGAAAAAGAAAATACAGACTATGCTTTGAGAGAAGAACATCTGGATAAAATATTAAAAGAATATGACAAATTAGCTGAGGAGTATGTAAAAAGGATTGATGAAGGAAACCCATTTTCATTTTATCATTTTAAAATAAATCTTGACAATGGACCATGCATAAGAAAAAGATTGCAAGGATGTGGGGCAGGTTTTGAATATGTTGCAGTAACACCAAACGAAGAAATTTATCCTTGCCATCAGTTTGTAGGCAATGAAGAATATAAACTTGGTACTCTTGACCAAGGAATAGTGAATGATGGTATAAGGCAGTTATTTATGGGAAGTGATATATACAAAAGAGAAGAATGCACAGATTGCTGGGTAAGATTTTTCTGTAGTGGCGGATGTTTTGCAAATAATTATAATATGAATGGTGATATAAATAAACCATATAAACTTTCATGTGAGATGCAGAAAAAGAGATTTGAATGTGCAATTGCTGTAAAAGCATATCAAATGATGAGAGAAGGTGGAAAAATCGATAAAAAAGTCCAGATGAGTAATCCTTGA
- the scfA gene encoding six-cysteine ranthipeptide SCIFF produces MKHIITINKDTLKKSLKKPGCGECQASCQSACKTSCTVANQECQN; encoded by the coding sequence ATGAAACATATAATTACAATCAACAAAGATACTTTAAAAAAGAGCTTAAAAAAACCGGGATGTGGTGAATGTCAGGCATCATGCCAGTCAGCTTGCAAAACGTCATGTACTGTTGCAAATCAAGAATGCCAGAATTAA
- a CDS encoding TIGR04086 family membrane protein — MKSKYKDFNIRIINIPGIISGLFVSYMITLVFFIIYALALTFTSLSELTLPILTMLITIVGIVISGALAARNTTSKGWLNGGIAGLLYSIIMILLAGFFIKELGPASTWIYKLMWGMILGALGGMIGINL; from the coding sequence ATGAAAAGCAAGTATAAGGATTTTAACATAAGAATTATTAATATACCAGGGATAATTTCTGGTTTATTCGTAAGTTATATGATTACCTTAGTTTTTTTCATCATCTATGCACTTGCACTTACATTTACATCACTTTCAGAATTAACGCTTCCAATACTTACAATGCTTATAACGATTGTTGGAATTGTAATATCAGGTGCATTAGCAGCAAGAAATACGACCAGCAAGGGTTGGTTAAATGGGGGGATAGCTGGTCTACTTTATTCAATTATTATGATATTATTAGCAGGATTTTTTATTAAAGAATTGGGACCTGCATCTACATGGATATATAAATTAATGTGGGGGATGATTCTTGGAGCACTTGGCGGCATGATAGGAATAAATTTATAA
- the yajC gene encoding preprotein translocase subunit YajC: MNPNSTVFLIGEIIIFMAIFYFLLIMPQQRREKKERAMLDALKPGDEILTKSGIYGKILNIKDDVMTIEVGADKVKLKMAKWSVANVLNSKEEEK, from the coding sequence ATGAATCCAAATTCTACCGTATTTCTTATTGGAGAGATAATAATCTTTATGGCAATTTTTTATTTCCTTTTAATTATGCCACAACAAAGAAGAGAAAAAAAGGAAAGGGCAATGCTTGATGCGTTAAAGCCAGGGGATGAAATACTTACTAAAAGCGGTATATATGGTAAAATACTAAATATTAAAGACGATGTTATGACAATTGAAGTAGGCGCAGACAAAGTGAAATTGAAAATGGCAAAATGGTCTGTAGCCAATGTTTTAAATTCAAAAGAGGAAGAGAAATAA
- the tgt gene encoding tRNA guanosine(34) transglycosylase Tgt: MTAIRYELIKKDSRTKARVGVLHTPHGDIETPVFMPVGTQATVKSMTPEELKSIGAKIILSNTYHLYLRPGHKLIEKAGGLHKFMNWDRSILTDSGGFQVFSLGSLRKIFDEGVEFRSHIDGSKHFLTPEKVIEIQNALGADIIMSFDECTPYSAEYDYVKKSMDMTIRWAKRGKEVHKNTERQALFGIVQGGIYDDLRKECANTLVEMDFPGYSIGGLSVGESKELMYHVVDVTTEYLPENKPRYLMGVGSPDALIEGVIRGIDMFDCVLPTRIARNGTVFTSKGKLVIRNAQYAEEFLPLDDECNCYTCKNYSRAYIRHLFKANEILAARLATLHNLYFLINLMENLRYAIRQNRLLEFISQFYKKYEEG, translated from the coding sequence ATGACAGCAATACGATATGAGCTAATCAAAAAAGATAGTAGAACAAAAGCAAGAGTTGGGGTATTACATACACCACATGGGGATATAGAAACACCGGTGTTTATGCCGGTTGGTACACAGGCAACCGTAAAATCCATGACTCCGGAAGAACTAAAAAGCATAGGAGCAAAGATTATATTAAGCAATACATATCATCTTTATTTACGACCAGGTCATAAACTTATTGAGAAAGCCGGTGGATTGCATAAATTTATGAACTGGGACAGGAGTATACTTACTGATAGCGGTGGATTTCAGGTTTTTAGTCTTGGTTCATTAAGAAAGATTTTCGATGAAGGTGTTGAATTCAGATCACATATTGATGGGTCAAAACATTTTTTAACACCGGAGAAAGTGATAGAGATACAAAATGCCCTTGGGGCCGATATTATTATGTCCTTTGATGAATGTACACCATATTCGGCGGAATATGATTATGTTAAAAAATCTATGGATATGACCATAAGGTGGGCAAAAAGAGGAAAAGAGGTGCATAAAAATACCGAAAGACAGGCTTTATTTGGGATAGTTCAGGGAGGCATATATGATGATTTAAGGAAAGAATGTGCAAATACACTTGTAGAGATGGATTTTCCAGGATATTCTATTGGCGGCTTAAGTGTTGGTGAATCAAAAGAATTGATGTACCATGTCGTTGATGTAACTACAGAATACCTGCCAGAAAATAAACCCAGGTATCTTATGGGTGTGGGCAGCCCGGATGCTCTTATCGAAGGCGTTATAAGAGGTATTGATATGTTTGACTGCGTATTGCCTACAAGAATTGCAAGAAATGGTACAGTGTTTACAAGCAAAGGAAAGCTTGTAATAAGAAATGCCCAATATGCTGAAGAATTTTTACCACTTGATGATGAATGTAATTGTTATACATGCAAAAATTATTCAAGAGCATATATAAGGCATTTATTTAAAGCTAATGAAATTTTAGCAGCAAGGCTTGCTACGTTGCATAACCTATACTTTCTCATAAATCTTATGGAAAATTTAAGGTATGCAATAAGGCAAAATAGGCTGCTTGAATTTATATCACAATTTTATAAAAAATATGAGGAGGGATAA